Proteins encoded in a region of the Diospyros lotus cultivar Yz01 chromosome 9, ASM1463336v1, whole genome shotgun sequence genome:
- the LOC127810243 gene encoding defensin-like protein, giving the protein MERSVRLVSAVFLVLMLLAATETGNMVAEARTCESQSHRFRGTCVSNSNCANVCQTEGFPDGNCRGFRRRCFCTKPC; this is encoded by the exons atggagcgCTCTGTGCGTTTGGTTTCAGCCGTTTTCCTCGTGCTGATGCTCCTCGCCGCCACTG AGACGGGGAACATGGTGGCGGAGGCGAGGACATGCGAGTCGCAGAGCCACAGGTTCAGGGGGACGTGCGTGAGTAACAGCAACTGCGCCAACGTATGCCAGACGGAGGGCTTCCCCGACGGCAACTGCCGGGGCTTCCGCCGCCGCTGCTTCTGCACCAAACCCTGTTGA